The following are from one region of the Palaeococcus ferrophilus DSM 13482 genome:
- a CDS encoding translation initiation factor IF-6, whose amino-acid sequence MHIERLDFENSPYLGVFGLATDRFALVREGLSARKVELMREVLKVPVIETSLMKSRIVGLLAAGNSKGLLTTYYVWDRELEAIKSVLEENGLDVRIEPMRTSLTALGNLILTNDRAALVSPKFSREEVEFIGDVLDVEVERGLIADYHAVGSAGVVTNKGGLVHPEATEEELEWLSDLFGVDVYVGTANMGVPFVGSCLIANSNGVLVGSQTTGPEIVKIEEALGFLG is encoded by the coding sequence ATGCACATCGAAAGACTCGATTTTGAAAACTCCCCCTACCTCGGCGTTTTTGGGTTAGCTACGGACAGGTTCGCCCTCGTGAGGGAGGGGCTTTCCGCGAGAAAGGTTGAACTCATGCGGGAAGTCCTTAAGGTTCCGGTTATCGAGACGAGCCTCATGAAGTCCCGCATTGTCGGCCTTCTAGCAGCCGGCAACTCCAAAGGTCTGCTCACGACCTACTACGTCTGGGACAGGGAACTTGAGGCCATAAAGAGTGTCCTCGAAGAGAACGGGCTCGACGTTAGGATTGAGCCCATGAGAACCTCCCTCACTGCCCTAGGAAACCTTATCCTTACCAACGACAGGGCCGCACTCGTAAGCCCGAAGTTCTCCCGCGAGGAGGTGGAGTTCATAGGGGATGTACTCGACGTTGAGGTAGAGCGCGGCCTAATAGCGGACTATCATGCAGTGGGCAGTGCGGGAGTGGTCACCAACAAGGGCGGCCTGGTCCACCCAGAGGCGACGGAAGAGGAGCTCGAATGGCTGAGCGACCTCTTTGGGGTGGACGTTTACGTGGGAACCGCCAACATGGGTGTCCCGTTCGTTGGCTCATGCCTCATAGCGAACTCCAACGGTGTCCTCGTGGGTTCACAAACCACGGGGCCTGAGATAGTTAAGATTGAAGAAGCACTTGGCTTTTTGGGGTGA
- a CDS encoding 50S ribosomal protein L31e → MAEEKVYTVPIKKIKKIVPRWKRAPRAVKFVREFVARHTKAEEIIIGTDVNEKIWERGIEKPPSKLRVKVTIEEREVEGDKKVKVAEVHLA, encoded by the coding sequence ATGGCGGAGGAGAAAGTTTACACCGTCCCGATTAAGAAGATCAAGAAGATTGTCCCGAGATGGAAGAGGGCTCCCAGAGCCGTCAAGTTCGTGAGGGAGTTCGTCGCGAGGCACACCAAGGCAGAGGAGATCATCATAGGCACCGACGTCAACGAGAAGATATGGGAGCGCGGCATAGAGAAGCCCCCGAGCAAGCTCCGCGTTAAGGTCACCATTGAAGAGCGCGAAGTAGAGGGGGACAAGAAGGTCAAGGTCGCAGAGGTTCACCTCGCCTGA
- a CDS encoding 50S ribosomal protein L39e, which translates to MARYKPLAKKLRLAKAAKQNRRVPVWVIVKTNRKVVSHPKRRYWRRTKLKE; encoded by the coding sequence ATGGCAAGGTATAAGCCGCTTGCGAAGAAGCTTCGCCTGGCAAAGGCCGCCAAGCAGAACAGGCGCGTGCCAGTCTGGGTCATTGTGAAGACCAACAGGAAGGTTGTTAGCCACCCGAAGAGGAGATACTGGAGGAGGACCAAGCTTAAGGAGTGA
- a CDS encoding MFS transporter encodes MELKYRVSAEIMSGFVAGLVLLGFARNLSTAVNKGFMFALVASYTESPLVRGIVLSLEGLVGILLPPLIGYYSDKALGRGEGRDKIILLSGIVAGLSLILLYQAYASSMGFEVFVFFVSLFYSALHAYTVQLKALMPESIESGHRGRVSGLMNASQLLGALIGTMGGAFLWSLNEGYPFLFAGTVMIFGTLLAAKGIRIPNTHPTGEIEADVLLGSELVKFYASQFLMFLGYEVVTVFFMGAVAFILYGSADSLIVRGITPKGAIFMGFFGIMGVLGALIAGRLYDGIERKKVVALGASIFSIPLILGPLAENEVHILAAIVLAGLGWGVLLTATYPLMADMLSLRGWNGAMGTFYGIYELLRSFPVLVAGTVGGLVIEVFGGDYRVILPFGGVVVIFSALLIWRIEEI; translated from the coding sequence ATGGAGTTGAAATACCGGGTTTCGGCTGAAATCATGTCGGGTTTCGTAGCGGGCCTCGTCCTATTGGGGTTCGCGAGAAACCTTTCCACGGCCGTTAACAAGGGTTTTATGTTCGCCCTCGTGGCCTCCTACACGGAGTCCCCGTTAGTGAGGGGTATCGTCCTGTCACTCGAAGGACTCGTCGGAATCCTTTTGCCACCACTTATAGGATACTACAGCGATAAGGCCCTTGGCAGGGGAGAGGGTAGGGATAAAATCATCCTGTTGAGTGGAATCGTTGCCGGTTTGTCCCTAATTCTTCTCTACCAGGCGTACGCTTCCTCAATGGGGTTTGAAGTGTTTGTGTTCTTTGTATCCCTGTTTTACTCTGCCCTCCACGCTTATACAGTGCAGCTGAAAGCCCTCATGCCCGAATCCATCGAGAGCGGGCACCGCGGCAGGGTAAGCGGCCTTATGAACGCCTCCCAGCTCCTTGGGGCCCTCATCGGCACTATGGGAGGGGCGTTTCTGTGGTCGCTGAACGAGGGGTACCCATTCCTATTCGCGGGGACCGTGATGATATTCGGAACACTGCTGGCCGCGAAGGGAATTAGGATACCAAACACACATCCAACAGGGGAGATTGAAGCCGACGTACTCCTCGGAAGCGAACTCGTGAAATTTTACGCTTCGCAGTTCCTGATGTTCTTGGGGTACGAGGTCGTCACCGTCTTCTTCATGGGGGCCGTGGCGTTCATACTCTACGGCTCGGCGGATTCCCTCATAGTGAGGGGAATCACCCCCAAGGGCGCTATATTCATGGGCTTCTTCGGTATCATGGGGGTGCTTGGGGCCCTGATAGCGGGCCGTCTGTACGATGGCATTGAGAGGAAGAAGGTGGTGGCCCTCGGAGCATCCATATTCTCAATTCCCCTGATACTGGGCCCCCTGGCGGAGAACGAAGTCCACATCCTTGCCGCCATCGTCCTGGCGGGACTGGGGTGGGGGGTTCTCCTAACAGCGACGTACCCCCTGATGGCAGACATGCTATCCCTCCGGGGCTGGAACGGGGCGATGGGTACGTTCTATGGAATCTACGAGCTCTTAAGGAGCTTCCCTGTCCTCGTGGCCGGCACAGTGGGGGGGCTCGTCATCGAGGTCTTTGGGGGGGACTACAGGGTCATACTACCCTTTGGTGGGGTAGTGGTGATATTCTCGGCCCTCCTGATATGGAGAATCGAGGAGATTTAA
- a CDS encoding aminotransferase-like domain-containing protein gives MEEKLAKKMEEKLEAPTLNYEAYFSEKALGMKASEIRELLKLVESSDIISLAGGLPNPETFPYDVLEEILPRVIAEHGAQALQYGTTKGYTPLRLEIAELLRRRYGIPISKVDIMITSGSQQGLDLIGRVFINPGDIVVVEAPTYLAALQSFGYYDPKFVQIPLDDEGMRVDLLEEKLRALKAEGKKVKLVYTIPTFQNPGGVTMSKERRKRLLELASEYDFIIIEDGPYNELRYRGEEIPPIKRWDAEGRVLYLGTFSKILAPGLRVAWVAGEPHFIRKLEIAKQGIDLCTNVLGQVIAAEFLKGGHLERHIPRIRAFYKPKLETMLEALDKYMPEGVRWTKPEGGMFVWMTLPEGIDTKAMFEKAVSKGVAYVPGEAFFADRSVKNTLRLNFTYVEDEKIVEGIRRLAEVIKEEMKA, from the coding sequence ATGGAAGAAAAGCTTGCCAAGAAAATGGAGGAAAAACTTGAGGCCCCAACTCTGAACTATGAGGCTTACTTCTCTGAAAAGGCCCTCGGCATGAAGGCTTCTGAGATTAGGGAGCTCCTCAAGCTCGTTGAAAGCTCAGATATTATTTCACTTGCGGGCGGACTTCCCAACCCCGAAACGTTCCCCTACGATGTTCTTGAAGAGATTCTGCCAAGGGTTATAGCGGAGCACGGAGCCCAGGCCCTGCAGTACGGGACAACCAAGGGTTACACTCCCCTGAGGCTCGAGATAGCCGAACTCCTGAGGAGGCGCTACGGGATACCCATATCCAAGGTTGACATCATGATAACGAGCGGCTCCCAGCAGGGCCTCGACCTTATAGGAAGGGTCTTCATAAACCCCGGCGACATAGTTGTGGTCGAGGCGCCAACCTACCTCGCCGCCCTCCAATCCTTCGGCTACTATGATCCGAAATTCGTGCAGATACCCCTCGACGACGAGGGAATGCGCGTTGACCTCCTCGAGGAGAAGCTCAGAGCTCTGAAGGCGGAGGGCAAGAAGGTCAAGCTAGTCTACACAATCCCGACCTTCCAGAACCCCGGTGGAGTCACCATGAGCAAAGAGAGGAGAAAGCGCCTCCTCGAGCTTGCCAGCGAGTACGACTTTATCATCATTGAGGACGGCCCTTACAACGAGCTCCGCTACCGCGGCGAGGAGATACCCCCCATAAAGCGCTGGGATGCCGAGGGAAGGGTCCTCTACCTCGGAACGTTCTCGAAGATACTCGCCCCCGGTCTCAGGGTGGCCTGGGTGGCCGGTGAGCCCCACTTCATAAGGAAGCTCGAGATAGCCAAGCAGGGCATTGACCTCTGTACCAACGTCCTCGGTCAGGTCATAGCGGCGGAGTTCCTGAAGGGCGGCCACCTTGAGAGGCACATCCCGAGGATAAGGGCCTTCTACAAGCCCAAACTCGAGACCATGCTCGAGGCCCTCGATAAGTACATGCCCGAGGGGGTCAGGTGGACCAAGCCGGAGGGAGGAATGTTCGTCTGGATGACCCTCCCTGAGGGAATAGACACAAAGGCCATGTTCGAGAAGGCCGTCTCGAAGGGAGTCGCCTACGTTCCGGGTGAGGCCTTCTTCGCGGACAGGAGTGTCAAGAACACCCTCAGGCTGAACTTCACCTACGTCGAGGACGAGAAGATCGTCGAGGGCATCAGAAGGCTCGCCGAGGTCATAAAGGAAGAGATGAAGGCGTGA
- a CDS encoding 2,3-bisphosphoglycerate-dependent phosphoglycerate mutase — translation MSRLVLVRHGESLWNKLNLFTGWVDVPLSERGIDEALRAGELLKDWKFEVVFTSELVRAISTATLIMAKNKHGVAKIVHEGRMGEWGEIHGEDGKNVVPVYRSWHLNERYYGKLQGWNKDRAREVFGAERVHLWRRSYDVAPPGGESLKDTAARTVPFFRERILPALNGGNVLVSAHGNSLRSIVMHIEGLTREEVLRLNIPTGVPLVYDYVDGRLKRLGYLGEKGYDPDLKI, via the coding sequence TTGTCGAGGCTTGTTTTGGTCAGGCACGGGGAGAGTTTATGGAACAAACTTAACCTCTTCACAGGATGGGTGGACGTCCCCCTCAGCGAGAGGGGAATAGATGAGGCGCTTAGAGCGGGGGAGCTTTTGAAGGACTGGAAGTTTGAGGTGGTCTTCACCTCCGAGCTCGTGAGGGCGATAAGCACCGCGACCCTCATAATGGCCAAGAACAAGCATGGGGTTGCGAAGATTGTGCACGAGGGCAGGATGGGCGAGTGGGGCGAGATACACGGCGAAGACGGGAAGAACGTCGTGCCCGTTTACAGGAGCTGGCACCTCAACGAGCGCTACTACGGGAAGCTTCAGGGCTGGAATAAGGACCGCGCTAGGGAGGTTTTTGGGGCGGAAAGAGTCCACCTGTGGAGGAGAAGCTATGACGTAGCACCTCCGGGGGGAGAGAGTCTAAAGGACACCGCGGCAAGGACCGTACCCTTCTTTAGGGAGAGAATCCTCCCGGCCCTCAACGGGGGCAACGTCCTCGTATCGGCCCACGGCAACAGTTTGCGGTCAATAGTGATGCACATTGAAGGGCTGACCAGGGAGGAGGTGCTCAGACTCAACATACCGACAGGAGTACCCCTCGTTTACGACTACGTGGACGGGAGGCTCAAGAGGCTCGGATACCTCGGCGAGAAAGGCTACGATCCAGACCTGAAAATTTAG
- a CDS encoding CDC48 family AAA ATPase, translating to MAEKKEIKLKVASAYQRDVGRGIVRIDRKSMRELGIQSGDIVEIIGTKNTAAVAWPAYPEDEGLHLIRMDGTMRKNAGVGLGEEVTVRKGEVREGRKVVLAPTEPVMFGGDFVEWLHSRLIGRPVVKGDYIKVGVLGQELTFVVTATQPSGIVQITSYTDFNISEKPVKEVEKTATIGVTYEDIGGLKDVIQKVREMIELPLKHPELFEKLGIEPPKGVLLYGPPGTGKTLLAKAVANEANAHFIAINGPEIMSKYYGESEERLREVFKEAEENAPSIIFIDEIDAIAPKREESHGEVEKRVVSQLLTLMDGLKGRGKVIVIGATNRPDAIDPALRRPGRFDRELEVGVPDRQGRKEILQIHTRGMPIEPDFRKGEVIRALKSLERDERFRDVVGKAMREVENAGDEREVKALLKAYEGLYDEVKHRLIDYLLEELAEKTHGFVGADLAALAREAAMASLRRLIEEKKIDFEAEAIPKEVLEELKVTKRDFYEALKMVEPSALREVLLEVPNVHWEDVGGLKNVKEALREAVEWPLKYPEAFMAMGITPPKGILLYGPPGTGKTLLAKAVATESEANFIAIRGPEVLSKWVGESEKNIREIFRKARQAAPTVVFIDEIDAIAPVRGSDTNRVTDRLINQLLTEMDGIAENSGVVVIAATNRPDILDPALLRPGRFDRLILVPAPDEKARLEILKVHTRKMPLGEDVKLEELAKKTEGYTGADIAAVVREAAMTAMRRAIASGLIKPGARLDEIKEKVRVTMEDFKEALEKVGPSVDEKTMEYYRDVEKRLKKGGRAGLR from the coding sequence ATGGCCGAGAAGAAGGAAATCAAACTTAAGGTCGCCTCTGCCTACCAGAGGGACGTTGGCAGGGGTATTGTGAGGATTGACAGGAAGAGCATGCGCGAGCTCGGCATACAGTCGGGTGACATCGTGGAGATCATAGGCACCAAGAACACGGCCGCGGTTGCGTGGCCCGCCTACCCCGAGGACGAAGGGCTCCATCTCATCCGCATGGACGGTACGATGAGGAAGAACGCCGGGGTTGGCCTCGGTGAGGAGGTAACCGTAAGAAAGGGGGAGGTCAGGGAAGGCAGGAAAGTCGTCCTGGCCCCAACGGAGCCCGTCATGTTCGGGGGCGACTTCGTGGAGTGGCTCCACTCCAGGCTCATAGGAAGGCCCGTGGTCAAGGGTGACTACATTAAGGTGGGCGTTCTCGGACAGGAGCTGACCTTTGTGGTTACGGCGACCCAGCCAAGCGGCATAGTCCAGATAACGAGCTACACGGATTTCAACATAAGCGAGAAGCCCGTGAAGGAGGTCGAAAAGACCGCCACCATCGGCGTCACCTACGAGGACATAGGCGGCCTCAAGGACGTCATTCAGAAGGTCAGGGAGATGATAGAGCTCCCGCTCAAGCACCCGGAGCTCTTCGAGAAGCTCGGCATAGAGCCGCCCAAGGGAGTGCTCCTCTACGGACCGCCGGGAACCGGTAAGACCCTATTGGCCAAGGCTGTGGCCAACGAGGCGAACGCCCACTTCATAGCCATCAACGGGCCGGAGATAATGAGCAAGTACTACGGTGAGAGCGAAGAGCGCTTAAGAGAAGTCTTCAAGGAGGCAGAAGAGAACGCGCCGAGCATAATCTTCATTGACGAGATTGACGCAATCGCTCCAAAAAGGGAGGAGAGCCACGGCGAGGTTGAGAAGCGCGTTGTTAGCCAGTTACTCACCCTCATGGACGGCCTCAAGGGACGCGGAAAGGTCATCGTCATTGGAGCCACTAACAGGCCCGACGCTATAGATCCCGCTTTGAGGAGGCCGGGGAGATTTGACAGGGAGCTCGAGGTTGGCGTTCCCGACAGACAGGGAAGGAAGGAGATACTCCAGATACACACGAGGGGAATGCCTATAGAGCCCGACTTCAGGAAGGGGGAGGTGATAAGGGCCCTCAAGAGCCTTGAGAGGGACGAACGCTTCAGGGACGTCGTAGGAAAGGCCATGAGGGAGGTTGAGAACGCGGGAGACGAGCGCGAGGTTAAGGCCCTCCTGAAGGCCTACGAGGGACTCTACGACGAGGTGAAACACAGGCTCATAGACTACCTGCTCGAGGAGCTCGCGGAGAAGACCCACGGTTTCGTGGGGGCTGACTTAGCGGCCCTCGCAAGGGAGGCTGCAATGGCATCCCTGAGGAGGCTCATAGAGGAAAAGAAGATTGACTTCGAGGCAGAGGCGATACCCAAGGAAGTCCTGGAGGAGCTGAAGGTCACGAAGAGGGACTTTTACGAGGCCCTCAAGATGGTGGAGCCGAGTGCCCTCAGGGAGGTACTCCTGGAGGTGCCCAACGTCCACTGGGAGGACGTTGGAGGTCTAAAGAACGTCAAGGAGGCCCTGAGGGAAGCGGTCGAGTGGCCCCTCAAGTACCCGGAGGCCTTCATGGCGATGGGCATAACCCCGCCAAAGGGGATACTCCTCTATGGACCACCGGGAACGGGTAAGACGCTCCTCGCTAAGGCCGTCGCCACGGAGAGCGAAGCGAACTTCATAGCCATCCGCGGGCCTGAGGTGCTGAGCAAGTGGGTCGGGGAGAGCGAGAAGAACATCCGCGAGATATTCAGAAAGGCGAGGCAAGCCGCTCCGACGGTGGTGTTCATAGATGAGATTGACGCCATAGCCCCTGTGAGGGGAAGCGATACCAACCGCGTTACCGACAGGCTGATCAACCAGCTCCTCACGGAGATGGACGGCATAGCGGAGAACAGTGGTGTTGTCGTCATAGCGGCCACGAACAGGCCGGACATACTTGATCCCGCTTTGCTGAGGCCTGGAAGGTTTGACCGTTTGATCCTCGTCCCGGCTCCGGACGAGAAGGCGAGGCTAGAGATACTCAAAGTCCACACGAGAAAGATGCCTCTCGGTGAGGATGTCAAGCTTGAAGAGCTCGCAAAGAAGACGGAGGGCTACACCGGAGCGGACATAGCGGCCGTCGTAAGGGAAGCGGCCATGACTGCCATGAGGAGGGCCATAGCGAGCGGCCTCATAAAGCCAGGGGCGAGGCTCGACGAGATCAAAGAGAAGGTCAGGGTCACGATGGAGGACTTCAAGGAGGCCCTCGAGAAGGTCGGGCCGAGCGTGGACGAGAAGACGATGGAGTACTACAGGGACGTCGAGAAGAGGCTCAAGAAGGGAGGCCGGGCCGGCCTCCGCTGA
- a CDS encoding Hsp20/alpha crystallin family protein, which translates to MRRRWDVWDPFDIMRELQEEIDEMFSEIFRGPRLWGYRSPAVREEGTWREPFVDIFDEGNEIVVTAELPGVDKKDIKLRIKDDTLYIEAQVKREKELEKEGAIRVERYYSGYRRVVRLPTEVIPEKAKARYKNGILEIRLPKKHPEEKEEEGFEIKIE; encoded by the coding sequence ATGAGAAGGAGGTGGGACGTCTGGGACCCCTTCGACATTATGAGGGAGCTCCAGGAGGAGATTGACGAGATGTTTAGTGAGATATTCCGCGGGCCAAGACTCTGGGGCTACAGGAGCCCCGCAGTGAGAGAAGAGGGAACGTGGAGGGAGCCCTTCGTTGACATCTTCGACGAGGGCAACGAGATAGTTGTCACTGCGGAGCTTCCGGGTGTTGACAAGAAGGACATCAAGCTCAGGATTAAGGACGACACCCTCTACATAGAGGCTCAGGTGAAGCGCGAGAAGGAGCTTGAGAAGGAGGGTGCCATAAGGGTCGAGCGCTACTACTCCGGCTACAGAAGGGTTGTGAGGCTACCGACGGAGGTAATCCCGGAGAAGGCCAAGGCCCGCTACAAGAACGGCATCCTCGAGATAAGACTCCCCAAGAAGCACCCCGAGGAGAAGGAGGAAGAGGGCTTCGAGATAAAAATCGAGTGA
- a CDS encoding DUF835 domain-containing protein: MFRLLHRRGVQDDKKHVLVTTPEVAERIARLNRNVVWITRSPPNDESREKVHIWISKVEHPKAVHPSRLYVIEESLRRSLQPNSVIVFDAFEYIKVEQGTEAALRFVGKLRDLALMKSSKFVVSASDALDKRERVLLKRIVEE; encoded by the coding sequence ATGTTCAGATTGTTGCACAGGAGGGGGGTGCAGGATGATAAAAAGCACGTCCTTGTCACAACCCCCGAAGTGGCTGAGCGTATAGCAAGGCTAAACCGCAACGTCGTGTGGATAACGAGAAGTCCCCCCAACGACGAGTCCAGGGAGAAGGTGCACATATGGATAAGCAAGGTCGAGCACCCGAAGGCCGTGCATCCCTCAAGACTCTACGTCATTGAGGAAAGCCTCCGAAGGAGCCTCCAGCCCAACAGCGTGATAGTCTTTGACGCCTTCGAGTACATCAAGGTGGAGCAGGGCACGGAAGCTGCACTGAGGTTCGTGGGGAAGCTCAGGGACCTCGCGCTCATGAAGTCCTCGAAGTTCGTGGTTTCCGCAAGCGACGCCCTGGACAAACGTGAGAGGGTTCTCCTGAAGAGGATCGTGGAGGAATAA
- the mce gene encoding methylmalonyl-CoA epimerase: MMKKIDHVGIAVKNLDEAIKVWEGLGLKVEEIEEVPDQKVRTAIIHVGESRIELLEGTSEDSPISKFIAKRGEGIHHIALGVDDIEAHLAKLKEAGYRLIDEKPRIGAGGAKIAFLHPKAVNGVLLELCQRE, from the coding sequence ATGATGAAGAAGATAGACCACGTAGGTATAGCCGTTAAGAACCTCGACGAGGCCATAAAGGTCTGGGAGGGCCTCGGCCTCAAGGTGGAGGAGATTGAAGAGGTCCCGGACCAGAAGGTAAGGACCGCGATAATCCACGTCGGGGAGAGCAGGATAGAACTCCTCGAGGGCACTTCGGAGGATTCCCCCATCTCAAAGTTCATAGCCAAGCGCGGCGAGGGGATACACCACATAGCCCTCGGCGTTGATGACATAGAGGCCCACCTCGCGAAGCTCAAGGAAGCGGGATACAGGTTAATAGACGAGAAGCCGCGCATCGGTGCCGGCGGGGCAAAGATAGCCTTCCTCCACCCGAAGGCCGTCAACGGCGTCCTCCTCGAACTCTGCCAGAGGGAGTAA
- the meaB gene encoding methylmalonyl Co-A mutase-associated GTPase MeaB, with product MIEDLVERMLKGDKRAVARLITLVENDEEKAREVVRRIYKHTGKAYIVGITGPPGAGKSTLLDKLIREARKEGLVVGVIAIDPTSPFTGGALLGDRIRMQRHSTDPGVFIRSMATRGSLGGLAKATNDAIKVLDAYGCDVIFVETVGVGQIEIDIVKTADTVVLATVPGLGDDVQAIKAGLMEIADVFVVNKADKEGAEGAIFELELTLDLEKERWEKRGWRPPIVATVALTNKGIPELWEAIKKHRAFLEESGKIREKRLMRAEEEVKTIISDSISARISRQLREGELSQLVGMIAERSLDPYSAAELIMEKTLGVKA from the coding sequence ATGATCGAGGACCTCGTAGAGCGCATGCTTAAGGGGGACAAACGTGCGGTGGCGAGGCTCATAACCCTCGTCGAGAACGACGAGGAGAAGGCCCGGGAGGTCGTGAGAAGGATATACAAGCACACCGGAAAAGCCTACATCGTCGGCATAACCGGCCCCCCCGGAGCCGGGAAGTCAACGCTCCTCGACAAGCTCATCAGGGAGGCCAGAAAGGAGGGGCTCGTTGTCGGGGTCATAGCCATAGACCCCACGTCACCCTTCACGGGAGGGGCCCTCCTCGGGGACAGAATAAGGATGCAACGCCACTCCACAGACCCAGGAGTCTTCATAAGGAGCATGGCCACCCGCGGCTCACTTGGCGGCCTGGCCAAGGCCACGAACGACGCTATAAAAGTCCTCGATGCCTACGGTTGCGACGTGATTTTTGTGGAGACCGTTGGAGTTGGCCAGATCGAGATTGATATCGTGAAAACAGCCGATACGGTTGTCCTCGCGACCGTTCCGGGGCTTGGTGACGATGTTCAGGCCATCAAAGCTGGCCTCATGGAGATAGCGGACGTTTTTGTTGTGAACAAGGCGGACAAAGAGGGAGCGGAGGGGGCCATATTCGAGCTCGAGCTCACCCTCGACCTCGAGAAGGAGCGGTGGGAAAAGAGGGGCTGGAGGCCGCCGATAGTGGCCACCGTGGCCCTGACGAACAAAGGCATACCGGAGCTCTGGGAGGCCATAAAGAAACACAGGGCCTTTCTCGAGGAGAGCGGGAAGATCAGGGAGAAACGCCTTATGAGGGCGGAGGAGGAGGTAAAGACAATAATCTCGGATTCAATAAGCGCCAGAATCAGCCGCCAGCTCAGGGAGGGGGAGCTCTCCCAGCTCGTCGGTATGATCGCCGAGCGCTCCCTTGATCCATATTCGGCCGCCGAACTCATAATGGAGAAAACCCTGGGGGTGAAAGCATGA
- a CDS encoding cobalamin B12-binding domain-containing protein, whose amino-acid sequence MVERSKVRVLIAKPGLDGHDRGAKVIARAFRDAGYEVIYTGIRQTPEQIVESVIQEDVDVLGISILSGAHMVLIPKILKLLEEKNLKVNEDVLVIAGGIIPPDDAQELEKMGVAKVFGPGSPIEEIIKFVDENVEKLKKFSS is encoded by the coding sequence ATGGTCGAGCGCTCAAAGGTTAGGGTTCTTATAGCAAAACCGGGCCTGGACGGCCACGACAGAGGAGCGAAGGTCATAGCGAGGGCCTTCCGCGATGCCGGCTACGAGGTGATTTACACCGGCATACGGCAGACTCCGGAGCAGATTGTGGAGAGCGTCATCCAGGAGGACGTTGATGTCCTTGGAATAAGCATACTCTCCGGTGCCCACATGGTTCTGATACCCAAGATACTCAAACTCCTGGAGGAGAAGAACCTCAAGGTCAACGAGGACGTCCTCGTTATAGCCGGGGGAATCATCCCGCCCGACGACGCTCAGGAGCTCGAAAAAATGGGCGTTGCAAAGGTCTTCGGTCCCGGAAGCCCCATTGAGGAGATAATCAAGTTCGTTGATGAGAACGTGGAGAAGCTCAAGAAGTTCTCCTCCTGA
- a CDS encoding DUF4443 domain-containing protein codes for MSWKRGAYPEYELEDVIAAIFALKETKGRKQLAEGLGLGEGSVRTLLKKLSSLGLIESKQRGHHLSDKGESVLGELAGKFSEPVPVSPVEGMPSRALKIHGPPTFKSIDLRDEAIRAGAKGAMILRVKDGEPVFPEDGRPLRETLPELAEELMGKLNPSEGDALVISWAEEPHVAVKSAIHVAVFLRDEVPRELAEVVG; via the coding sequence ATGAGCTGGAAGCGGGGCGCTTACCCGGAGTATGAGCTTGAGGATGTGATTGCTGCTATTTTTGCGCTCAAAGAAACGAAGGGACGGAAACAGCTGGCAGAGGGACTCGGGCTTGGCGAGGGGAGTGTGAGAACGCTTTTGAAGAAGCTCTCCTCACTGGGCTTGATTGAATCGAAGCAGAGGGGACATCACCTGAGTGATAAGGGCGAGAGTGTTCTTGGGGAGCTTGCGGGTAAGTTCTCGGAGCCCGTGCCGGTTAGCCCTGTGGAGGGAATGCCGTCCCGGGCCCTCAAGATACACGGCCCACCCACCTTCAAAAGCATTGATCTAAGGGACGAGGCCATAAGGGCTGGGGCGAAGGGTGCGATGATACTCCGCGTTAAAGACGGTGAGCCCGTTTTCCCAGAGGACGGGAGGCCCCTGAGGGAAACCCTTCCAGAGCTCGCGGAGGAGCTGATGGGAAAGCTCAACCCCTCGGAAGGCGATGCCCTCGTTATCTCCTGGGCCGAAGAGCCCCATGTGGCGGTGAAGAGCGCGATCCACGTCGCGGTGTTTCTGAGGGATGAGGTGCCGAGGGAGCTTGCGGAGGTGGTAGGATGA